Proteins encoded by one window of Passer domesticus isolate bPasDom1 chromosome 10, bPasDom1.hap1, whole genome shotgun sequence:
- the ATIC gene encoding bifunctional purine biosynthesis protein ATIC — protein MAARQQLALLSVSDKTNLVEFAKSLNALGLGLIASGGTAKSLRDAGLPVRDVSDLTGFPEMLGGRVKTLHPAVHAGILARNIPEDNADMKKQDFSLVRVVVCNLYPFVKTVSSPGVTVQDAVEKIDIGGVALLRAAAKNHARVTVLCDPADYAAVAKEMAASRDKDTAMETRRLLALKAFTHTAQYDAAISDYFRKEYSKGVSQLPLRYGMNPHQSPAQLYTTSPKLPLTVVNGSPGFINLCDALNAWQLVKELRQALGIPAAASFKHVSPAGAAVGVPLSEEEAQVCMVHDLHKTLTPLASAYARSRGADRMSSFGDFIALSDVCDVATAKIISREVSDGVVAPGYEEEALKILSKKKNGAYCVLQMDPQYEPDDLEVRTLYGLNLMQKRNNAVIDRSLFKNIVTKNKNLPEAAVRDLIVASIAVKYTQSNSVCYAKDGQVIGIGAGQQSRIHCTRLAGDKANSWWLRHHPRVLAMRFKAGVKRAEVSNAIDQYVTGTIGEDEDLVKWQAMFEEVPKQLTEAEKKQWIAKLSAVSLSSDAFFPFRDNVDRAKRSGVQFIAAPSGSAADDVVIEACNELGITLIHTNLRLFHH, from the exons ATGGCCGCGCGGCAGCAGCTCG CTTTACTCAGCGTCTCTGACAAGACCAACCTGGTGGAGTTTGCGAAGAGCCTGAATGCGCTTGGCCTGGGTTTGATTGCCTCCGGAGGAACGGCCAAGTCCCTGAGGGATGCTGGCTTGCCGGTCAG AGATGTCTCGGACCTGACAGGCTTCCCTGAGATGCTGGGCGGGCGTGTGAAAACCCTTCATCCTGCCGTCCATGCTG GCATCTTGGCTCGCAATATTCCAGAGGATAATGCTGATATGAAGAAACAGGATTTCAGCCTTGTAAG AGTTGTAGTGTGCAACCTGTACCCCTTTGTGAAGACCGTGTCTTCTCCTGGTGTGACTGTACAGGATGCAGTGGAAAAGATTGATATTG GGGGAGTGGCCTTGCTGAGGGCAGCTGCCAAGAACCACGCCCGTGTGACAGTGCTGTGTGACCCTGCAGACTACGCTGCAGTAGCTAAAGAGATGGCAGCCTCAAGGGACAAAGACACTGCCATGGAAACCCGGCGGCTGCTGGCACTCAAG GCCTTCACCCACACTGCTCAGTACGATGCAGCCATCTCTGACTACTTCAGGAAGGAGTACAGCAAGGGAGTGTCGCAGCTGCCCCTGAGGTACGGCATGAACCCTCACCAGAGTCCTGCGCAGCTCTACACCACGAGCCCCAAACTGCCCCTGACAG TGGTGAATGGCTCCCCCGGGTTCATCAACCTCTGCGATGCCCTCAATGCCTGGCAGCTGGTGAAGGAGCTCAGGCAGGCGCTGGGCATTCCGGCCGCAGCCTCCTTCAAGCACGTCAGTCCCGCAG GTGCTGCTGTTGGAGTGCCGCTCAGCGAGGAGGAGGCCCAAGTGTGCATGGTGCACGATCTGCACAAGACCCTGACGCCCTTGGCCTCTGCCTACGCCCGGAGCAGAG GTGCTGATCGGATGTCCTCTTTTGGTGACTTCATTGCCCTGTCTGATGTCTGTGACGTGGCTACTGCCAAGATCATCTCCAGAGAG GTGTCTGATGGTGTGGTGGCTCCTGGCTATGAGGAAGAAGCTCTCAAAATCCTTTCCAAAAAGAAGAACGGTGCTTACTGTGTCCTGCAG ATGGATCCCCAGTACGAGCCCGATGACCTGGAGGTGCGCACCCTCTACGGCCTGAACCTGATGCAGAAGAGGAACAACGCGGTCATCGACCGCTCGCTGTTCAAGAACATTGTCACCAAGAACAAAAAC CTGCCCGAGGCTGCGGTGCGGGACCTGATCGTGGCCAGCATCGCTGTCAAGTACACCCAGTCCAACTCGGTCTGCTACGCCAAGGATGGCCAG GTGATCGGCATCGGCGCGGGGCAGCAGTCGCGCATCCACTGCACGCGCCTGGCCGGGGACAAGGCCAACAGCTGGTGGCTGCGGCACCACCCGCGCGTGCTGGCCATGCGCTTCAAGGCGGGCGTCAAGAGGGCCGAGGTCTCCAACGCCATCGACCAGTACGTCACCGGCACCATCGGGGAG GATGAGGACCTGGTGAAGTGGCAGGCCATGTTTGAAGAGGTGCCCAAGCAGCTGacagaagcagagaagaagCAGTGGATTGCCAAGCTGTCTGCTGTGTCCCTCAGCTCCGACGCCTTCTTCCCTTTTAGGGATAACGTCGACAGAGCCAAGcgg AGTGGGGTGCAGTTCATCGCCGCCCCGTCGGGCTCGGCTGCCGACGACGTCGTGATCGAGGCCTGCAACGAGCTGGGGATCACCCTCATCCACACCAACCTCCGTCTGTTCCACCACTGA